From a single Alloactinosynnema sp. L-07 genomic region:
- a CDS encoding C40 family peptidase, translating into MLKKLLLPAVAVFLTLIFALVLLLGGGGSSEAESIAQPVPTCTVPEQGPTAAPRQPGTGTYAGVTLSPAQVDAVQKVLGTAKGMGIVRRGAVIAVQTAMQESTLNPQATNGNAVGLFQQIAPGPWNAYVGYDRADPAAAAKGFFSVLTRRAPAYETDPRPNHELAEDVERSGEGWRYEKWQPFAEAVTGALFDGSGPPLDCTSKSTQGRITVQIRGTDVTLPQEAGIPGVVHTADPKIATAVAAGLSWLGTTYAWGGGDENGPTRGVRDGGVADEHGDFDKVGFDCSGLTLYAYAQAGVRLTRPSISQLTNAAVTVSFHQARAGDLLFWGSHHVALYLGQIAGRYLALEAPQSGDVVKVSTVRTGGDFRGVVARPIPGG; encoded by the coding sequence ATGCTGAAGAAACTCCTGCTGCCTGCCGTGGCTGTCTTCCTCACGTTGATCTTCGCGCTCGTGCTGCTTCTCGGTGGCGGCGGAAGCTCCGAAGCCGAGTCGATCGCGCAGCCGGTGCCGACGTGCACGGTCCCCGAGCAGGGGCCGACCGCCGCGCCGCGGCAGCCGGGAACAGGCACCTACGCCGGGGTCACGCTCTCCCCTGCCCAGGTCGACGCTGTTCAGAAGGTCCTCGGCACTGCAAAGGGCATGGGCATCGTTCGTCGGGGCGCGGTGATCGCTGTCCAGACCGCGATGCAGGAGAGCACGTTGAACCCGCAGGCCACCAACGGAAACGCGGTCGGCCTGTTTCAACAGATCGCGCCCGGGCCGTGGAACGCCTACGTCGGCTACGACCGCGCCGACCCCGCTGCCGCGGCGAAGGGATTCTTCTCCGTCCTGACCAGGCGCGCGCCTGCGTACGAGACCGACCCGAGGCCAAATCACGAACTCGCCGAGGACGTCGAACGATCCGGCGAGGGATGGCGCTACGAGAAATGGCAACCGTTCGCCGAAGCGGTCACGGGCGCGTTGTTCGACGGATCGGGCCCGCCGCTGGACTGCACCAGCAAGAGCACCCAAGGGCGGATCACGGTTCAGATCCGCGGCACCGACGTGACATTGCCGCAGGAAGCCGGCATTCCGGGCGTGGTCCACACGGCCGACCCGAAGATCGCCACGGCGGTCGCCGCGGGCCTGTCATGGCTGGGCACCACCTACGCGTGGGGCGGCGGCGATGAGAACGGCCCGACACGGGGTGTCCGCGACGGTGGCGTCGCCGACGAGCACGGCGACTTCGACAAGGTCGGTTTCGACTGCTCCGGGCTGACTCTGTACGCCTACGCGCAAGCAGGGGTGCGGTTGACCAGGCCGTCGATCTCGCAGTTGACCAACGCCGCGGTGACCGTCTCGTTCCACCAGGCCCGTGCCGGGGACCTGCTGTTCTGGGGGTCGCATCACGTCGCGCTGTATCTCGGTCAGATCGCCGGGCGGTACCTGGCTTTGGAGGCGCCGCAGAGCGGTGACGTCGTCAAGGTCTCGACCGTGCGCACCGGCGGCGACTTCCGCGGTGTCGTTGCTCGACCGATTCCAGGGGGGTGA
- a CDS encoding SCO6880 family protein, translating to MRTAVLGGEVARRGLFGALPKPAYAALGVAVITAFILWLGVGGMTGAISGFVVLAATYVLVNPWSRHRSIAENGLWALRWRLRRRSGQTRFAAPGALAVAEREPGEIVEPLWELPVPLGRVEPLDLAGTDHEQFFILHHHNPGEPDYLSVMMEVQGQASGLRAERAYDTVSMRYGIMLAQLAKTGSYIRGLQQINRIVPHDPTPHRAFVTTRVSQRAGLEDVIASYEELVDSTASTAEQHRNYLVARLPLTGGFFDEARGYGDGAAGWAGLVREELARLADLAVRAELTRPRVLGEQRSCAVLRSLQDPRWPIDRHEGVRWSNCWQSYRAERDRLVVNDLWHTRTAFLPRSGIAPAQLGPRWLSPLLTKVNPSVVRTLSVRMEFVPDALARAKAVIDVAQDGASLLGADEKGKVGDGTEQVMLSASARRLRDLAPGSGHAGVNWSMAISVTAADPGELRRACMRVANEAAQSALTDLDWQDTQHDVAVLATYPLARGMAVA from the coding sequence ATGAGGACCGCTGTCCTGGGAGGAGAGGTCGCGCGGCGAGGATTGTTCGGGGCGCTGCCCAAACCCGCCTACGCCGCCCTCGGCGTCGCGGTCATCACCGCGTTCATCCTGTGGCTGGGCGTGGGTGGGATGACTGGCGCGATCAGCGGTTTCGTGGTGCTCGCAGCGACCTACGTGCTGGTCAATCCGTGGTCGCGGCACCGGTCGATAGCCGAGAACGGGCTGTGGGCGCTGCGATGGCGCCTGCGGCGCCGCAGTGGCCAGACGAGGTTCGCCGCACCGGGCGCCCTCGCGGTCGCGGAGCGCGAGCCCGGCGAGATCGTCGAGCCGCTGTGGGAGCTTCCGGTGCCGCTGGGGCGGGTCGAGCCGCTGGATCTGGCGGGCACCGACCATGAGCAGTTTTTCATCCTGCACCACCACAACCCCGGCGAGCCCGACTACCTCTCGGTGATGATGGAGGTGCAAGGCCAGGCCAGTGGGCTGCGCGCCGAGCGCGCCTACGACACCGTGTCGATGCGGTACGGGATCATGCTCGCGCAGTTGGCCAAGACCGGTTCCTACATCCGGGGTCTGCAGCAGATCAACCGGATCGTGCCGCACGACCCGACGCCGCACCGTGCGTTCGTGACGACGCGTGTGTCCCAGCGGGCCGGTCTGGAGGACGTCATCGCCTCCTATGAGGAGTTGGTGGACTCGACTGCCTCCACCGCCGAGCAACACCGCAACTACCTGGTCGCGCGCCTCCCGCTCACGGGCGGCTTCTTCGACGAGGCCCGCGGCTACGGCGACGGGGCCGCGGGTTGGGCAGGTTTGGTGCGCGAGGAACTGGCCCGCCTCGCCGACCTGGCCGTGCGCGCCGAACTGACCCGACCCCGCGTCCTCGGCGAGCAACGCTCCTGCGCGGTGCTGCGCTCGCTTCAAGATCCGCGCTGGCCGATCGACCGACATGAAGGAGTGCGGTGGAGCAACTGCTGGCAGAGCTACCGCGCCGAGCGGGATCGACTGGTGGTCAACGACTTGTGGCACACCCGCACGGCGTTCCTACCCCGGTCGGGCATCGCACCGGCCCAACTCGGGCCGCGGTGGCTCTCGCCACTGCTGACCAAGGTGAACCCATCGGTCGTCCGGACGCTGTCGGTGCGGATGGAGTTCGTTCCCGACGCGCTCGCCCGGGCGAAGGCCGTGATCGACGTCGCCCAGGACGGCGCATCGCTGCTGGGTGCCGACGAGAAGGGCAAGGTCGGCGACGGCACTGAGCAGGTCATGCTGTCGGCTTCAGCGCGCAGGCTGCGTGACCTCGCGCCCGGTTCCGGCCACGCTGGCGTGAACTGGTCGATGGCCATCTCGGTGACCGCCGCGGACCCCGGTGAGCTACGCCGGGCCTGCATGCGCGTGGCCAACGAAGCTGCGCAGTCGGCGTTGACCGACTTGGACTGGCAGGACACCCAGCACGACGTCGCGGTCCTGGCTACCTACCCGCTCGCGCGGGGAATGGCGGTGGCCTGA
- a CDS encoding DUF3558 domain-containing protein, with product MAALLLLTLAGCADTVKGAPQAEAQVRDAAASASAAATSAAKSAPKTGAANAAPGQDSMAAAYTVMRKVDPCALHSLDAAAKVTGMQPDEIMPGISLGACDLDLVPSPRELPVWTLIARVGVTFDERRKKAAVEEQIGDIRFYKLAEPAGSGSSDRSCSYVMRLGEETGVELQVRRGAADPQPKTPCQVATEYLAEVGRYWKQPAIRADKVTSPTLRVADVDPCAGQDALAAVLGAPVHSLFTDPFTCTTVPSTGGKSNVSAMVSAEVAVETDPRGLLGGSMGTDYRAVTVNGKPGVAKEFVVNKKPTCSLTVIADEQVVLVADQAKPDAQKSFQVVKARAQTCDVATKAAEILLSAMR from the coding sequence ATGGCAGCGCTGCTGCTGCTGACGCTGGCGGGCTGCGCGGACACCGTGAAGGGCGCGCCGCAGGCCGAGGCCCAGGTGCGCGACGCAGCCGCATCGGCAAGTGCCGCGGCGACGTCGGCGGCGAAGTCCGCGCCGAAGACCGGGGCGGCGAACGCAGCGCCTGGACAGGACTCGATGGCCGCGGCCTACACGGTGATGCGCAAGGTCGACCCGTGCGCGCTGCACTCGCTGGACGCGGCGGCGAAGGTCACCGGCATGCAGCCCGACGAGATCATGCCGGGCATCAGCCTCGGCGCCTGCGATCTGGACTTGGTGCCGAGCCCGCGAGAGTTGCCCGTCTGGACGCTGATCGCCCGCGTGGGCGTGACCTTCGACGAGCGCCGCAAGAAGGCCGCCGTCGAGGAGCAGATCGGCGACATTCGCTTCTACAAGCTGGCCGAACCGGCGGGGTCGGGCAGCTCGGACCGCTCGTGCAGCTACGTCATGAGGTTGGGTGAGGAGACCGGCGTCGAGCTGCAGGTGCGCCGCGGAGCCGCCGATCCGCAGCCCAAGACACCGTGCCAGGTGGCAACGGAGTACCTCGCCGAGGTCGGGCGGTACTGGAAGCAGCCCGCGATCCGCGCCGACAAGGTCACCAGTCCGACTTTGCGGGTCGCCGACGTCGACCCGTGCGCGGGCCAGGACGCGCTCGCCGCGGTCCTCGGGGCGCCGGTCCACTCGCTGTTCACCGACCCGTTCACCTGCACGACCGTTCCATCGACCGGCGGGAAGTCGAACGTCTCGGCGATGGTGAGCGCCGAGGTCGCGGTCGAAACCGACCCTCGGGGCCTGCTCGGAGGCTCGATGGGCACGGACTACCGCGCGGTGACCGTCAACGGAAAGCCGGGCGTGGCCAAGGAGTTCGTGGTGAACAAGAAGCCGACGTGCTCCTTGACGGTGATCGCCGACGAGCAGGTCGTGCTGGTGGCCGATCAGGCCAAGCCCGACGCGCAGAAGTCCTTCCAGGTCGTCAAGGCACGCGCCCAGACCTGCGACGTCGCCACGAAGGCCGCGGAAATCCTGCTGAGCGCGATGCGCTGA
- a CDS encoding ATP/GTP-binding protein — MRSTTRQCEALNLALSSPPTSYRGLIVGTDLLSGQLVTHDPFIAYEDKVISSVNAAVIGDVGKGKSSLLKTWACTRQLLLDNRRVVVLDKKLQAGVGEYTALAGFLGAPSIRFTVDGRGSRLNLLDPAITLGGDEPDDADGEGGGSGLSRPTGQMMLLRAVLGEALGRPVSEREGKALRLALVAATRDARERRRVPVIGDVVHHLLNPTPQDAASLDRRQRELQEWGLDPAFALERMIEEDLAGLVDTETSLDVHLDHPSGFTHFDISGLPVDGPALRVVMTLINTWQFNMLAARSTLAQQTVNVIEEGWHVAEGSVGAIFRRNTKLSRGLGLATIAGFHHISDLPENSPARSLLQEAETVFIYGQGSLDDAAACVDLYNLPAGTEETIMALEQGTCLLKVGSRDPVLLRHERSPREVVLTDTDAALTGVAHGRAT, encoded by the coding sequence ATGCGCTCCACGACGCGGCAATGCGAAGCGCTCAACCTGGCGCTGAGTTCACCGCCGACCAGCTACCGGGGCTTGATCGTCGGTACGGACCTGTTGTCGGGCCAGTTGGTCACCCACGACCCGTTCATCGCCTACGAGGACAAGGTGATCAGCTCGGTCAACGCCGCGGTGATCGGCGACGTCGGCAAGGGCAAGTCCTCGCTGCTGAAGACCTGGGCGTGCACCCGGCAACTACTGCTGGACAACCGCCGTGTGGTGGTGCTGGACAAGAAGCTGCAGGCCGGGGTCGGCGAGTACACGGCACTGGCGGGGTTCCTGGGGGCGCCGAGCATCAGGTTCACCGTTGACGGGCGGGGCAGCAGGCTCAACCTGTTGGACCCGGCGATCACCCTCGGCGGTGACGAGCCCGACGACGCCGACGGCGAGGGCGGTGGCTCCGGTTTGTCGCGACCGACCGGCCAGATGATGCTGCTGCGCGCCGTGCTGGGCGAGGCGTTGGGTCGTCCGGTCAGCGAGCGCGAAGGCAAGGCGTTGAGGCTGGCGCTGGTGGCAGCCACACGCGACGCGCGTGAACGGCGACGAGTGCCTGTCATCGGGGATGTCGTGCACCATCTGCTGAACCCGACCCCGCAGGACGCGGCGAGCCTGGACCGGCGCCAGCGGGAGTTGCAGGAGTGGGGGTTGGACCCGGCATTCGCGCTGGAACGGATGATCGAGGAAGACCTCGCCGGGCTCGTCGACACCGAGACCTCCCTCGACGTGCACCTCGATCACCCCAGCGGGTTCACCCACTTCGACATCTCCGGGCTCCCGGTGGACGGTCCCGCGCTGCGTGTGGTCATGACTCTGATCAACACGTGGCAGTTCAACATGCTCGCGGCTCGTTCGACCCTCGCCCAGCAGACGGTCAACGTCATCGAGGAGGGCTGGCACGTCGCCGAGGGCAGCGTCGGGGCGATCTTCCGCCGCAACACCAAGCTGTCGCGTGGCTTGGGGCTGGCCACCATCGCCGGGTTCCACCACATCAGCGATCTCCCCGAGAACTCCCCTGCCAGGTCACTGCTGCAGGAGGCGGAAACGGTGTTCATTTACGGCCAAGGGTCACTCGACGACGCCGCGGCGTGCGTCGACCTTTACAACCTGCCAGCCGGCACTGAGGAGACGATCATGGCATTGGAGCAAGGCACGTGCCTGCTCAAGGTCGGGTCCCGGGACCCGGTGCTGCTGCGCCATGAACGCAGCCCTCGGGAAGTCGTGTTGACCGACACCGACGCGGCATTGACCGGGGTGGCCCATGGCCGCGCGACCTGA
- a CDS encoding WhiB family transcriptional regulator, with protein sequence MPAPESLHYGRLDAAGRFAEADPHQLHRQVESTVERGCRDAAPEEFFPADGTRFSREALLEERDRIDTLCRSCPVREECLAAALLRGEIYGGWGGLTQPDYQVVQRLWRQRKSDRAA encoded by the coding sequence ATGCCCGCACCCGAATCCCTGCATTACGGACGGCTCGACGCTGCTGGTCGGTTCGCCGAAGCGGACCCGCATCAGCTCCACCGGCAGGTCGAGTCCACTGTCGAACGCGGTTGCCGCGACGCGGCGCCCGAGGAGTTCTTCCCGGCGGACGGAACCCGCTTCTCCCGCGAAGCCTTACTGGAGGAACGCGACCGCATCGACACGCTGTGCCGATCGTGCCCGGTGCGCGAGGAGTGCCTGGCTGCGGCGTTGCTGCGCGGCGAGATCTATGGCGGCTGGGGCGGGCTCACACAGCCGGACTACCAAGTGGTGCAACGGTTGTGGCGCCAACGTAAATCCGATCGGGCGGCATGA
- a CDS encoding type IV secretory system conjugative DNA transfer family protein, translated as MIGVFYPALLALLVAVAVAALLGAALSGAIGGTGWAWPSWRELPAIVTRWASAPGDPATAWPADPRPGPAVVTYLLVAAVATLETAAWMLFAASRRRGRARTAEQRSGLAQARALDERLGRKAVAKGAARLRPSLAGARRVDPDEAGARFAVQRSTGALLYATHEDSKLCVAPVRMGKTGRQAVADIMRAPGAVLATSTRFDLLELTMMERARSGRIMVFDPEGRTPWHWRMRWSLITGCEDYDVALRRAVAVCSARPLGDTKDSGYFGGQAEGVMAALLHAAALTKAGVDELRLWTNTQSRKPAEILDTDIRAAFGVSAELSKIIDSASSSNDASGGAAIYATLALLLRPLASPAVRAACSPGPDDEHLDVDAFIRGGRDTLYLVSRGRKNSAAPIINALAKEILHRADVLSQHPTAELLAAPAAGDLRLDPPLRAVLDEAANVTPLDDLASLMADSGGRGIQLYVYVQSLSQLRQRWGPEQATEIWDNASIKLVLGGLSHSRDLEEMARLLPERAIDQASISSGPARSQVTVSQRMRRALTGNEIRELPDGQALMFYRNLAGAIVDLPGWWEAADLRERVQSSRDETRRLVAEHGGGPPKEPEVTDTDHDAPEPDEQDAAAGDHV; from the coding sequence GTGATCGGGGTGTTTTACCCGGCCCTGCTCGCCCTGCTCGTCGCCGTCGCCGTCGCCGCGCTGCTCGGCGCGGCTCTGTCCGGCGCGATCGGCGGAACCGGGTGGGCATGGCCCTCATGGCGCGAGTTGCCCGCGATCGTGACCAGATGGGCCTCAGCTCCCGGCGACCCCGCCACGGCGTGGCCCGCTGATCCTCGTCCCGGTCCGGCCGTGGTGACGTACCTGCTGGTCGCGGCGGTGGCCACGCTGGAGACGGCCGCGTGGATGTTGTTCGCGGCGTCGCGCAGGCGCGGGCGTGCTCGTACGGCCGAGCAACGCTCCGGGCTGGCGCAGGCCCGCGCGCTGGACGAGCGGCTGGGGCGCAAGGCTGTGGCGAAGGGCGCTGCGCGGCTCCGGCCGTCGCTGGCGGGGGCACGGCGTGTTGACCCGGACGAGGCTGGTGCGCGGTTCGCCGTGCAGCGCAGCACCGGTGCGTTGCTGTACGCCACGCACGAGGACTCGAAGTTGTGCGTCGCGCCCGTCCGCATGGGAAAGACCGGCCGTCAAGCCGTCGCCGACATCATGCGAGCACCCGGCGCGGTCCTGGCCACCAGCACCCGGTTCGACCTGCTCGAGTTGACGATGATGGAGCGCGCCCGATCCGGCCGGATCATGGTGTTCGACCCGGAGGGTCGGACCCCGTGGCATTGGCGGATGCGGTGGTCATTGATCACCGGGTGTGAGGACTACGACGTCGCCCTTCGGCGGGCGGTCGCGGTCTGCTCGGCGCGCCCGCTCGGTGACACCAAGGACTCCGGCTATTTCGGCGGCCAGGCCGAGGGTGTGATGGCCGCGCTGCTACACGCCGCCGCGTTGACCAAGGCAGGGGTCGATGAGTTGCGGCTGTGGACCAACACGCAATCGCGGAAACCAGCCGAGATCCTCGACACCGACATTCGCGCGGCGTTCGGAGTCTCCGCTGAGCTGAGCAAGATCATCGACAGCGCCTCGTCGAGCAACGACGCCTCCGGGGGCGCGGCGATCTACGCAACCCTGGCTCTTCTGCTCAGACCTCTTGCCTCCCCCGCCGTTCGCGCCGCATGCAGTCCCGGGCCCGACGATGAGCATCTCGACGTCGACGCCTTCATCCGCGGTGGCCGAGACACCCTGTATCTGGTCAGCCGGGGCCGGAAGAACTCGGCGGCGCCGATCATCAACGCGCTGGCCAAGGAGATCCTGCACCGCGCCGACGTGCTGTCCCAGCACCCGACCGCCGAACTGCTCGCCGCACCGGCTGCCGGTGACCTGCGCCTGGACCCGCCGCTGCGGGCGGTCCTGGACGAGGCCGCCAATGTCACCCCGCTCGACGACCTGGCCAGCCTGATGGCCGACTCCGGCGGCCGCGGGATCCAGCTCTACGTCTACGTGCAGTCGCTTTCACAACTGCGGCAGCGGTGGGGGCCCGAGCAGGCCACGGAGATCTGGGATAACGCCTCGATCAAGCTGGTTCTGGGCGGGTTGTCCCACAGCCGCGATCTTGAGGAGATGGCTCGGTTGCTGCCCGAGCGGGCCATCGACCAGGCCAGCATCTCCAGCGGACCAGCTCGCAGCCAAGTGACTGTCTCCCAACGGATGCGGCGCGCGCTAACCGGGAACGAGATCCGCGAGCTGCCTGACGGGCAGGCGCTGATGTTCTACCGGAACCTGGCCGGGGCAATCGTCGATCTGCCGGGATGGTGGGAGGCCGCGGACCTGCGGGAGCGGGTGCAATCCTCCCGCGACGAAACCCGGCGGCTGGTCGCCGAGCACGGCGGAGGGCCGCCGAAGGAACCCGAGGTGACCGACACGGACCACGACGCCCCGGAACCGGATGAGCAGGACGCGGCGGCCGGCGACCATGTCTGA
- a CDS encoding L,D-transpeptidase: MIVDDGRLTPTDQGEAQRGAGIGPTTPSGERPSIEQPPAVRRRPSVLVMVGGLAVVAVTVLVFALINRPSRSTAVEMPPAVDGPTAVHVGDARQGAPVIAPRPVTGEDLARLPQATTFGVTPGAPRDPAPAQMPVGRVAHPTVAVAAFAGPGDAPIAAVPAHQPIGIAPNQVLSDTWLPILQERPGWALVALPSRPNGSVGWLYIDDPAITVAATPSVITVDRARFELTLTTEGSEPRRWTIGVGKPGSATPGGRTFLLAAISDTNPTFSPIVLPLGSHSDTYENYGGGPGTVGVHTWPSADVYGKASSDGCVRVPPEALQVLAEVPLGTAVLIK; the protein is encoded by the coding sequence GTGATCGTCGACGACGGCCGCCTCACCCCGACCGATCAGGGCGAGGCGCAGCGTGGCGCAGGCATCGGCCCGACCACCCCTTCGGGAGAGCGGCCCTCTATCGAGCAGCCGCCCGCGGTGCGGCGCCGCCCGTCCGTGCTGGTGATGGTCGGAGGGTTGGCCGTCGTCGCGGTCACTGTGCTCGTGTTCGCGCTGATCAACAGGCCCTCGCGGTCCACCGCGGTCGAGATGCCCCCGGCCGTTGATGGGCCGACCGCGGTGCACGTCGGCGACGCGCGGCAGGGTGCGCCGGTCATCGCGCCCCGGCCGGTGACTGGTGAGGATCTCGCCCGGCTTCCGCAGGCGACCACCTTCGGTGTCACGCCGGGCGCACCGCGCGATCCCGCGCCCGCGCAGATGCCGGTCGGGCGCGTCGCGCATCCGACCGTCGCCGTGGCCGCGTTCGCCGGGCCCGGGGACGCGCCGATCGCGGCCGTGCCCGCGCACCAGCCGATCGGGATCGCGCCGAACCAGGTGCTCAGCGACACGTGGCTGCCGATCCTGCAGGAGCGGCCCGGTTGGGCACTTGTCGCGCTCCCGTCGCGGCCCAACGGGTCGGTCGGCTGGCTCTACATCGACGATCCGGCGATCACGGTCGCGGCCACGCCCAGCGTGATCACCGTCGACCGGGCCCGGTTCGAGCTCACACTCACCACCGAGGGAAGCGAGCCTCGCCGCTGGACGATCGGCGTGGGCAAGCCCGGCTCGGCCACTCCAGGCGGGCGGACCTTCCTGCTCGCGGCGATCAGCGACACCAATCCCACCTTCTCCCCGATCGTGCTGCCCTTGGGTTCGCACTCGGACACCTATGAGAACTACGGCGGCGGTCCCGGGACCGTCGGCGTGCACACCTGGCCGTCGGCGGATGTCTACGGAAAGGCCAGTTCAGACGGCTGCGTCCGAGTTCCGCCGGAGGCGCTGCAAGTCCTCGCCGAAGTCCCACTCGGGACGGCGGTGTTGATCAAGTGA